Within the Garra rufa chromosome 16, GarRuf1.0, whole genome shotgun sequence genome, the region agtataagtacctagAAGTATAGATGAAACCaatgttttcttttagccaaacccatttcaaccttaccttataagctcaagaatacatccattccagacatggaagatgctctaatttaaaattacaacatttattttacctaccaaacatgttagaattacacacacataaattgaaataaaataaataaaaacaataaataaaatagcatcacgtggcaatgccagaaaaaaaaaaaaaattcaagtttAACAAACGTGACTGCTTCGTATTCTGATTCAAACAACACGAACCCCTTgcacaggtttcaagtgtcattcacttctttattaagaataaatcataatacgaataaatatgtacgtgtagttttgtgcatgttcattttgtagtaattcccgcttcaaaagcacttctaattaataataatattagtcaatttaacaatatCATTAATTTACTTTGATCCTCTATGGCTgcacaaatcatgcttgtacttttataagtttatttaccaattaattaatttgtgtaagtaaaatatttcttatggttttcgtagcacacattgattcattttatgaaactgtccaaaaatcgctttgacatctgggacgcaaaagaaactttttccacctttgaccacaagatgtcattagtgtgcaacgtgttgaaaagcttcgagtaattaAGCTTTTTAGAGACAGATGAGGGGAACGCTTTGGTGCTGGAAAGcttaattttcccatcactactaaaaagtatgaaaaacgtttcttctttttctctcaaaGACGAACCACAGCTGACCAGCCTTTCTCTGTGTCAAACCTAACTTTGTTTGTAGCCGCGAGTGtggcttgagaaagtgacgtcgcctgcggttaggctagaagggatacagctctggctactgggcatgcgcacatcaatctaacgttataacatttcgtttcgtctcgttttcgtcgccgaaaatgaagagacattttagcatagtttttattttgtaaaacacatttagtctcgtttttattcgtcaacgatattgcattatacattttattatagtcatcatcacatgaccagcattttcgtttcgtttcgtctcgttttcatcatgtgataaaggttcgttgacgacgatatttagtcataattttcgttgacgaaagcaacactagttgctagggtacccgggtggttgctaaggtgttgctatgcggttgctaaggtgcctggggtggttgctaggttgttgctatgtcgttgctagggtacccggggtggttgctacggTGTTGCTATACGGTTGCTAGGATGTGCggaaggtccactttcctgcaaagttcagatccaaccctgatcaaactcacctgaatGAGCTGATCAAGGTGTTCAGGAGCACTAGACAGTCTCagacaggtgagtttgatcaggttTGAAGCTGAACTGAAAATGTATCTCGAGGGCCAAAGATGAGGATCCTGTCATAGAGACTAAGAACTCAATGATGATGGTGCCTCCCCCTGAATCTCTATAGGTGTTTGCTGTCAGAAAATGTTTCTTTAGAGAAATGAATGATTTATGCTCTGTTTGGTGTTATACTGTTTGATATACTTCTCTCGGAAAAGAGCCAAACAGAGAAGATCTGGTTGCACTGCTTGGCAAGGGAAAACTGGATGTCTGAGAGATCCCTGAAGTGTCTCAGTTCACAGATGGTTCAGCTGAATGAATTGTGTGATGATTGATACAAACATGTATAACTTTATTTCCCACACAACCAGGCAGGAAGACATTCATGtagaaaaagaaattaagttggCGCTACCAAGGGAACACTTTAACATATACGGCTAAAGTTCAAGCAACTTGAGCAATTCTttatcttttctctctctctttcttcaaGTTTACATAGACTTGATTGCTATTGCTGTGTGTTACCTGGATGTTTCACAACATTGTTGTGTCTGTGGGAGTTATTCATGAGTTTGTCCAGCAGTTCTCTCCAGCATGCGTCACTTTTCCAACATCTGCATctgtgaaccctttccagcagtgtcTGTATTTGagattcataataaaaaaattgttggTGATACTTTACTTGAGTCTTTCTCCAGAACAGTAGTTAGGCTAATATCAATATTTTCTGAAAAAGCTGTAACTCAACAGAAACTGATACTCTCAAATCCAGACAAATTGTGCTGAAAATGTGTTCTTCCAGTTGTGGAGTATGAATGACGAAAGTGTTTGTGGATTTTGAATAATTTGCTCattgcatgcattttgtctgaAAGCAATGAGAAATGATTCCCAGTATGGTCTGCATAGACTTCTGAATCACTGAATGTAATCTGTATCGCTGTAATCTTCTGTTTCCCTCAGATCAAGAAGCAGCAGCAGGATGTCATGGGCTTCTTGGCAGCCAATAAGATTGAGTTTGAGGAATGTGACATCGCAGCTGATGAAGACAACAGGAAGTGGATGCGAGAACACGTTCCCGATGATTTCCGGCCCACCACAGGGAACCCTCTACCTCCTCAGATCTTCAACGAGGACAGATACTGTGGGGTGTGTATTCCTGACAGACATATATGTGCTGGGTAGTAGCTCTCATTCTCAAAAACAACTTAAGTGTAAGAAGGTGGTAAACTGTTGCAAACAACATTACTCACAATGCTGTTGAGAAACACAGCCTAGATTgatatttaagcatttatttactTTCAAATCAAACTAAAACATCCAAATAATTCTCAAAAGTAAAGTCATGTCAGACATCACTGGTTCTTGTCCATCATCTTACCAAACATCTTAGTTGGCCATGTAGTGATTCATCTTTTCTCAATCATTAACATATTGGTGTGTGGTACATGAGCCCAGagactgtacactgtaaaaagttttcaccagattcaacttaaaaacctaagttcaggagctgccttaagatttgaaggaaaatcagcttaaaactacaagtcattttaacatattacaataaaaatgagttgatttaacttaaaatcttaaggcagctgcaaaacttaggtttttaagttgaaactggtgaaaactttttacagtgtagtgtaaAGATTTTAGCTCAGTTTGAAGGCACACTTGAATCAGAGTAGAAGAGCGCAGCTGGAAACATTGTATACATCTCGATTTACAAAGCAGATTGAATCTGTGAATTAAGTCCTAAAGCAGCCTTATATACACCTACTGCAGTAAACTGTGTTTGTAAAAGTGCCTGTTTTATGAATTAGAATACATTGTCACTAGTAAAAAAACACCTTCTTTTTCTCATACTTTTCTCTACATTACTGCAGCATCTCTTTCTACACTTTCTCTACAACACTGTTTTAGTTcctgttttaattaaataatattaaaacaagaGAAAATTACACTCTGCTCTTGAGTGAATAACATCATAGCTTTCATAAGGATCAATGTGTATTTAATTCACACAGTTCCCATTCGGGAACTCTCGttgcgtcatcaacgctatggggaacgccattggcgggccgcactctgagtcatagtctatAAACCAATCAGAAGATGGGAGTGACGTCAccagcgcggtgacgtcagcgaccaggaagtataaagcacgtgcatttcaaaccggcgtcagcttttgtcattcagcgagagcgctctgtgtctgtgtctgtctgcatagtttactgtttttctgtgccaaaGCACAACTTTCTTTTGAGTAAACTATGCCAAGGGGGAAAAAACAAGCAAAGCGAGTTAGTTTGGCGGTTCAACATTCTGTGTGTAGTCTTTTTTTGgtgcggagcatgcacagtcagccctcgagggggctggctgcccgcagtgtggtgagcttccactgcgggtgctctgttcccggaaggctctctttgagaagggagccttcaccagcgctcctcgcgggtctggccctgcttccgctgaggcggagcggcagctgcactcgtggggttcgcagctcgatttactagagggaatggagacgggtgatcccctatctccctcctcacctaGTGAATCGTTTGACCTTcttctggatgaggaagcccgctctgcggttccttccctccaggaGGAGGAGTCCGCGCTTCttttgtcttcctccgaggaagTTGATATAGAGGCCGCGGGCAAAAGTATTCAACCACCCTCCCGTTTGCCCCATAAGTATGAGGAGCTCTTGGAAGCACTGACCAACGCGGTAGCCAAGCTTAACATCAGCTGGCCTGTGGAACAAGaaaatgagccgcagaaaagtaagcttgatgagcgctttctgcggacGAGGTCAGCATTTCCAAGATGGGgccttccttttttccccgatctGCATGCAGAGATCGCCAGATCGTGGGAGAAACCTTTTTCAGCCCGCTTATTCACCCCGGCcgctgattactacggtaatgtggcggGGCTGGATGAGCGCGTCTATAAGACTATGCCGCCGGTTGAGCAGACACTTGCGAGTTATCTGTCACCCGGTCTGGCATCGTCACTGAAGGCTCCATCCTTGCCCACTAAGCCTCTTAAAATCACTTCGGGCTTGGTGGGTAAGgtgtacacggcagcaggtcaggctggtgcttgtTTGCACACAATGTCAGtattgcaggcataccaggctgacttGCTAAAGGATTTAAGCGACGGCGTGGAAGCTAACATCTCTGAGATGCGCAGGAcagccgcggagaggcatctgtggTTGACCCAGGCCGAGATGAAAGATAAGGACAGGGTCCTCCTTCTAGACGCACCGCTGCAGGCTTCGGGCCTCTTTGGTGATTCTGTTGATGCAGTGGTCGGCAGACACCAGGAGCCCCGCAGGCAGGCAGCGGTGTTCCAGCGCTATCTCCCTCGCCGCATTTTTTCCTCTGGGACTGATCGGGAGCAGTCCCAGCCATGTACGAGCTCCTCATACCGTGAGGTACAAAAGAGGAGTGTTGCAACCCGTGCCCCTCTGGCAAGACCTAGAGAGCAGGGTCAGCAACAAAGCCTTTCCGGGGTCAGCTCAAAGCCGGGGACCTCTAAGActaggcctgacctgagggtcgtcttccaatcgaagaggtcctcggctaaacggccctgactacTACAGTACAGGGCCGATGAAGGTAGCCCCTATCGAGGGGGAAGGGGCTCCACCACAGTACATGGTGCCCTTTCCttctcggggccctcaggagaccagccagctaaccctgccggtgttacagggcgcatCAGTCTCCCGCGAACCCTTGCTGGTTTTTccgcccggcaacgtagcggAGCCAGTAGGTTTGCTACCCCTACTggggtcctcagagcagttagttcaggtgtctcctgccagtcagctgttacaggccactgAATTAATTCCTCAAATAataccagaaaccagtctcgagaggctggttcccttagttcactttcaggcagcgtggaaactactgccgaactTGTCttcatgggtcctgcgtactgtagagaaaggttattctaTCCAATTCGGCGCTCCGCTGCCACCTTTCAGCTGGGTGTTTTCCACCGAGGTGGGCCCCGAGCaggttctggtaatggaacaggaagtaaactcCCTGTTGAGGAAGGAGAACATCGAGGTGGTCCCCCTTCAGCTCAgggagtccgggttctacagccggtacttcattgttcccaagaaggatggggggctgcggcccattttagatctcagacaattgaaccgctcagtcagaaaactgaagttcaagatgttgactgtcagacaggttgtgtctcaaatcaggtccgaggactggtttgtcacgatagatctaaaagacgcttactttcacgtctccatccttcctcaacacaggaagttcctcaggtttgctttcaggggcgaagcttaccaatacagagttcttcctttcggcctagcactctcaccccgaactttcacaaagtgtgtggatgctgcgctggctcctctaaggctccagggcatccgcatactgaaCTACttggacgactggctgattttagccagtacagaacagttagcggttcaacatcgaggtgttgttctcgctcacatgaaagaattggggttgagactcaacgccaagaaaagtgtgctgtctccattacagagaaacacttatctaggtgtcatatgggattcgaccacgatgcaggcacgaatgtcacctgctcggatcgagtcgatcattactgcagtaaatgcggtcaagctaggcctgtcactcactgtcaaacagttccaagtactgttaggtcttatggcagctgcatccaacatgataccttttggactgctgcacatgaggccactacagtggtggctcaaatccaaagggttttccccgagggggaacccactccgcaagatcaaggtcatgcggcgatgcctacgtgccttggacatgtggaggaaaccttggtttccATCTCAGGGCCCGGTATTGGGAGCTCCTTGctgccgcgtcacgctagcgacagatgcctccctcaccggttggggagcggtcatgagtggccgctcggcccacgGTCTTTGGAGCAGTCAtcatctctcatggcacataaacaGTCTAGAGATACTGGCTGTATTCAAGGCCCTAAAGCACCTGCTTTCGGACCTGAGAGGCCGTCACGTGTTGGTCCACACCGACAACTTGGCGGTGGTGTATTATATCAATCACCAGGGGGGTATGCGTTCACGACCCTTGTACAAGCGGGcgtaccatatcctcctgtggtcacagggaaaactcctctcgatgagaatggatgcttcaccctcaagtagtgaagcagatctggagagtatttggccaggctcaggtggacctctttgcgactcaagagatatcgtaatgtcccctctggttctctctagttcctccagctcctctgggactggatgctatggtacagacgtggccgaggcttcgtctgtacgccttttcccccgatcgctctgctcccgggagttctagaaagagtacgccggtttgGAATCCGTCTACTgttagtagccccatactggccggcccgagaaaggttctcggatataatcgccctcctcgatggctctccatgggagattcccgtcaggagggacctcctctctcAGGCCCGGAGAtttggaaactatgggtgtggcctctgagggggcacatctcatagaggctggtctctcaaccgaggttgctgagacaaTCCTTCATTCTAGAGCTCCCtttacgaggaaactttatggccttaagtggaaacTGTTTACTTCATGGTGTAATCAGCACCaattagacccagttcactgcccaataggtacagtactggagtttttGCAGTCTCGCTTTTCCGCAGGACttacccactccaccctgaaggtgtacgtggcggcgttatcggcctaccacgcccctctcggtggtaTGTCAGTGGGTAGAAACCCtttggtcatacgtttcctccgcggtgcgctcaggttgaggcctcaaGTGAAAccaagggtccccacgtgggatctTGCTGTGGTGCTCGAAGCCCTTTGTAGGTCGCCATTCGAGCctatagaggagatttcagatcgccaTCTTACTACTAAGACCGCGTTGCttttggctcttacttctctgaggagagtaggagaccttcaggccctttctgtGGCCCCTTCTTATATTGACTTTGCGCATGGTCTGGCCAAAGCCTTTCTTTACCCTAGAGCTGGGTACGTCCCGAAGGGCtcgacagcagtaccacagccggTCACTCTACAGGCCTTTTACcttcctccattcgtggagagcgaccatcggaagtataattgcatgtcaagtcaagtcaagtcacctttatttatatagcgccttttacaatacagattgtgtcaaagcaactgcacagtatttaaacagcacaatagtgtgtaagtaacgcattattgtaacaatcaattttcagttaaaagcagttcatcaatgaattcagtgatatcatcgtcagttcagttcagttcaaatagtatacgatatcgctggaaagtgtccccaactaagcaagccagaggcgacagcggcaaggaaccaaaactccacaggtgacagaaatggagaaaaaaaccttgggagaaaccaggctcagtcgggggaccagttctcctctggccagaccaaacaacagtttgtaccaatgtctgattgtagagaactcatcaggatcctgtggtgtagtgccaatggccgtcaaggttggcgaggtctttattggtgatccgccttggagctcatctggttgacatccacggctattgaagtcatctctaggtggtgatccatgatctaagctgggtacggactggatccgggggactggagtgaccatctgatccggatacaagctggatctggtggctacggtgatctcggaataagaatgaaacagactaatattagcgtagatgccattctttttacgatgcaacgagtgcatcaggtgttatgggaggtgttttcggttccggttgacctaattaatgcagcctaacaatcctttaacggatttgaattatagaaatgtgttaatgattttatgtgtaagccaggttaaagagatgtgtctttaatctagattatGTGCCATATagcatgtgtccagtgcgagcattcctggaagctgacgcctgtttgaaacgcacgtgctttatacttcctggtcgctgacgtcaccgcgctggTGACATCACTCCCGTCTTCTGATTGGTTTatagactatgactcagagtgcggcccgccaatggtgttccccatagcgttgatgacgcagcatctcgttccctcagggaaccaaggttacatacgtaacctgagacgtttagactatgcagttttatttttaaattagattATTACATTTCTGTGGAATTTTATAACAGAATACTGTTAGACAGAACTACCCAAAAAGTACTGTTTATGTCATTTACCATATTTagccattttatttttgtaatatgctTCTTTATTCTTATGttcaataacaaaataaaatacaattacaaaaaagaaaatatgaTAAATATAAGTACCATAACATAAAATGAATCATAATGTGAAATAAAATTGTGGTCATCATTTAGAGTATGAAAGTTCGGGTCCCACTGACTTTAATAATGTGAACATAAACAACTGAAACATTCTATAATCATAATATCTTCTGTTGTATTTCTCAGTAAAAAGAAAGCCATACGAGTTTAGAAAGACATGAGCCAAAGTAAATTATGATAGAACTGTATTTTCTacttgaactattcctttaacagatTTAAGGCAGAATATTCCCTATATGATTATAAGGATGTTTACCCAACATAGATCAAGAAGTTCACAGTTTACATTGATGCTTTAAAAGCAATTAAACTGAATCTATTTCCATCTGTTTCAATGCAAA harbors:
- the sh3bgrl gene encoding SH3 domain-binding glutamic acid-rich-like protein: MVIKVYIASSSGSTSIKKQQQDVMGFLAANKIEFEECDIAADEDNRKWMREHVPDDFRPTTGNPLPPQIFNEDRYCGNYEAFFCAREDNAVYAFLGLTAPPGSKEAEALAKKTQI